The Pirellulimonas nuda genome includes a region encoding these proteins:
- a CDS encoding sugar-binding domain-containing protein, with the protein MVGIGCFARCVAISTLAIGAACAGPNDGRVIDLSGKWRLALDRKGVGVDDRWYEASRQEPYTQTARLPGSLAVQEIGDPVTLDTPWVGEWEISGYRTRDEYAPYRPPNEVKLPFWLTPTTYYSGSAWYRRTFTVPRAWEGQRVTLHLERCHWTTQAWIDGESIGEGWSLSAPHEFSIDGGLSPGEHTLVLRIDNRQHLNVGPNSHSVSDHTQGNWNGALGAIELRATPRVWVDKVRVEPAAGQARVKITMASLLDQPASGSLRLEASLRGAGPATAEVRVVPVSVPKEGKELSVDLPLGPQAKLWDEFSPNLYDLRVTWRADGAKEQGRQAVETVFGLRDVGVEGTQITVNGRPIMLRGTLDCCVFPLTGHPPMEVAEWKRVLGAAKAHGLNHIRFHSYCPPEAAFVAADELGVYFQVECASWANQGAEIGAGRKLDAFIYREAQRILDAYGNHPSLLLMAYGNEPAGNNQNAFLAGWIGHFRKIDDRRLYTGAAGWPIIDANEYHVPMQPRIQGWGQQLKSRINASPPETQTDYRAFVRRHPAPVVSHEIGQWCVFPNLAERSKYTGHLKAKNFDIFADQLKAAGMADQAEAFLMASGKLQVLCYKEEIESALRTPGFGGFQLLGLSDFSGQGTALVGVLDAFWDAKPYVGADEFRRFCGPVVPLARLPKRVFTSAETISAEVDLANFGPEGISDAKLRWRLVNAADGAAVAGGDLSRSAPAGRLTRIGRVTAPASAAPAPCKLTLVVSVEGTDIENDWDLWVYPSEAGAAGPDVLVTRELDQEAQQRLADGGLVLLTLPAERVKTDQKLGFSSIFWNTAWTDGQAPHTLGVLCDPSHPVFKLFPTEGWSNWQWWDLINGGAALDLSGLGDEIEPLIQVVPDWFHPKRLALAFEARVGSGRLLVTSANVTADQADRPASRQLLRSLLSYMAGDSFRPTCELRVEDVQSLLK; encoded by the coding sequence ATGGTTGGAATCGGCTGCTTTGCTCGCTGCGTGGCGATCTCGACGCTTGCCATCGGCGCCGCGTGCGCCGGACCCAACGACGGCCGCGTGATCGACCTGTCCGGCAAGTGGCGGCTTGCGCTCGACCGGAAGGGGGTCGGCGTCGATGATCGCTGGTACGAGGCGAGCCGGCAGGAGCCGTACACGCAGACGGCCCGACTCCCCGGTTCCCTCGCCGTGCAAGAAATCGGCGATCCGGTGACGCTCGACACCCCGTGGGTCGGCGAGTGGGAGATCAGCGGCTATCGCACGCGCGACGAGTACGCCCCCTACCGACCGCCGAACGAGGTTAAGCTGCCCTTCTGGCTCACGCCAACCACGTACTACTCGGGGTCGGCCTGGTACCGCCGCACCTTCACCGTGCCGCGGGCTTGGGAGGGCCAGCGCGTGACGCTGCACCTGGAACGCTGCCACTGGACCACACAGGCCTGGATCGACGGCGAATCGATCGGCGAAGGCTGGTCCCTGTCGGCGCCCCACGAGTTTAGCATCGACGGCGGGCTCTCGCCCGGGGAGCACACGCTCGTGCTGCGGATCGACAACCGCCAGCACCTGAACGTGGGGCCCAACTCCCACAGTGTTTCGGACCACACCCAGGGGAACTGGAACGGCGCGCTCGGGGCGATCGAGCTTCGGGCGACGCCCCGGGTGTGGGTCGACAAGGTCCGCGTAGAACCGGCCGCGGGTCAGGCCCGTGTGAAGATCACGATGGCCAGCCTGCTCGACCAACCGGCGAGTGGATCGCTCAGGCTCGAGGCGTCGCTGCGCGGGGCGGGTCCGGCGACGGCCGAGGTCCGCGTCGTCCCGGTCAGCGTGCCGAAGGAGGGAAAAGAGCTGAGCGTCGACCTCCCGCTTGGCCCGCAGGCAAAGCTGTGGGACGAGTTCTCGCCCAACCTCTACGACCTCCGCGTCACCTGGCGCGCCGACGGGGCCAAGGAGCAAGGCCGGCAGGCCGTTGAGACCGTGTTCGGGCTCCGCGACGTGGGGGTCGAAGGCACGCAGATTACGGTAAACGGCCGACCGATCATGCTGCGGGGGACGCTCGATTGCTGCGTCTTCCCCCTCACCGGCCACCCGCCGATGGAAGTGGCGGAGTGGAAACGTGTGCTCGGGGCCGCGAAGGCGCACGGGCTCAATCACATCCGCTTCCATTCCTACTGCCCGCCGGAGGCCGCGTTTGTCGCCGCCGATGAGTTGGGCGTGTACTTCCAGGTGGAGTGCGCTTCGTGGGCGAATCAAGGCGCCGAGATCGGCGCGGGGCGCAAGCTCGACGCGTTCATCTACCGCGAGGCCCAGCGCATCCTCGACGCCTACGGGAACCACCCGTCGCTGCTGTTGATGGCCTACGGCAACGAGCCGGCGGGGAACAACCAGAACGCCTTCCTGGCCGGCTGGATCGGCCACTTCCGCAAGATCGACGACCGTCGCCTGTACACGGGCGCGGCCGGCTGGCCGATCATCGACGCCAACGAGTACCACGTCCCGATGCAGCCGCGCATCCAAGGGTGGGGCCAACAACTGAAGTCGCGGATCAACGCCAGCCCGCCGGAAACACAAACCGACTACCGGGCGTTTGTCCGCCGCCACCCGGCGCCGGTGGTGTCGCACGAGATCGGCCAATGGTGCGTGTTCCCCAACCTGGCGGAGCGCAGCAAGTACACGGGCCATCTGAAGGCCAAAAACTTCGACATCTTTGCGGATCAGCTCAAGGCCGCCGGCATGGCCGATCAGGCCGAGGCCTTCTTGATGGCCTCCGGCAAGCTGCAGGTGCTGTGCTACAAGGAAGAGATCGAATCGGCCCTGCGCACCCCGGGGTTTGGCGGCTTCCAACTGCTGGGGCTCAGCGACTTCTCGGGGCAAGGGACCGCGTTGGTCGGTGTGCTAGACGCGTTCTGGGACGCCAAGCCGTACGTCGGCGCCGATGAGTTCCGCCGCTTCTGCGGTCCCGTGGTCCCGCTCGCGCGGCTCCCGAAGCGGGTGTTTACTTCAGCCGAAACAATCTCGGCCGAAGTCGATCTGGCCAACTTTGGGCCCGAGGGCATCAGCGACGCAAAGCTGCGGTGGCGGCTGGTCAACGCAGCGGACGGCGCCGCGGTCGCCGGGGGCGATCTTTCTCGATCCGCGCCGGCCGGCAGGTTGACGCGGATCGGTCGGGTCACGGCGCCCGCGAGCGCAGCCCCCGCGCCCTGCAAGCTGACCCTCGTGGTGTCGGTAGAGGGGACGGACATCGAGAACGATTGGGACCTGTGGGTCTACCCGTCCGAGGCCGGCGCCGCCGGACCCGATGTGCTGGTTACGCGCGAACTCGACCAAGAGGCCCAGCAGCGCTTGGCCGATGGCGGTTTGGTGCTGCTGACCCTCCCGGCAGAGCGTGTGAAGACCGATCAGAAGCTCGGCTTCTCGTCCATCTTCTGGAACACCGCGTGGACGGACGGGCAGGCGCCGCACACGCTCGGCGTGCTGTGCGACCCTTCGCATCCCGTGTTCAAGTTGTTCCCCACCGAGGGCTGGTCGAACTGGCAGTGGTGGGACCTGATCAACGGCGGTGCGGCGCTCGACCTGAGCGGGCTCGGCGACGAGATCGAGCCGCTTATCCAGGTCGTCCCCGACTGGTTCCACCCGAAGCGGCTGGCCCTCGCCTTTGAGGCCCGCGTCGGCAGCGGTCGCCTGCTGGTAACCTCCGCCAACGTCACGGCCGACCAGGCGGACCGCCCCGCGTCCCGTCAACTGCTCCGCAGTCTGCTCAGCTACATGGCGGGCGACTCGTTCCGGCCCACGTGCGAGCTCCGCGTTGAAGACGTCCAATCGCTCCTCAAGTAA
- a CDS encoding sugar porter family MFS transporter translates to MTEPETPHHAGFVWMICVVAAMGGLLFGYDWVVIGGAKPFYEQAFGIAGNASAQGFAMSTALLGCLVGAAVSGKLTERFGRKWLLVFSALLFSVSAVLTAIAADLTMFNVARWIGGVGIGLASNLSPMYISEVSPAAMRGRLVAVNQLTLVIGILAAQLVNWAIASGVPSGTQGPALLDTWCGEYGWRWMFAAETFPAALFFGLMFLAPESPRWLAKAGRTEEAEAILARIGGRAHAADELAAIRATLGDGPVGRERLADLFDGTVSRVLVIGVALVVLQQWCGINVIFNYAEEVFTAAGYDVRGTMAVIVATGVVNLLFTLVGMSLVDRIGRRSLMLFGASGLALLFLTLGGLYYAQSTGAHMAALVLAGIAVYAMSLAPVTWVVISEIFPNRVRGSAMALCVLALWTACAALTFTFPMIKENFGAAGAFWLYAGISLLGFVFIWFELPETKDKSLEEIEAELAPAAGPGPRIAHGSTQ, encoded by the coding sequence GTGACCGAGCCGGAAACCCCGCACCACGCCGGCTTTGTTTGGATGATCTGCGTCGTTGCGGCGATGGGGGGGCTGCTGTTCGGCTACGACTGGGTGGTGATCGGGGGCGCGAAGCCGTTCTACGAACAGGCGTTCGGCATCGCCGGAAACGCCTCGGCGCAGGGCTTCGCGATGAGCACGGCCCTGCTGGGCTGCCTGGTGGGCGCCGCCGTCAGCGGGAAACTCACCGAGCGTTTCGGCCGCAAGTGGCTGCTGGTGTTCTCGGCGCTGCTGTTCAGCGTGAGCGCGGTCCTCACGGCCATTGCGGCCGACCTGACGATGTTCAACGTCGCCCGCTGGATCGGGGGCGTCGGCATCGGGTTGGCGTCGAACCTGTCGCCGATGTACATCTCCGAGGTTAGCCCGGCCGCGATGCGGGGCCGGCTTGTGGCGGTCAACCAGTTGACTCTGGTGATCGGCATCCTTGCGGCGCAGCTCGTGAACTGGGCAATCGCCTCAGGGGTCCCCTCGGGCACGCAGGGGCCCGCGCTCTTGGACACCTGGTGCGGCGAGTATGGTTGGCGGTGGATGTTCGCGGCCGAGACGTTCCCCGCGGCGCTCTTCTTTGGCCTCATGTTCTTGGCCCCCGAGAGCCCCCGCTGGCTCGCCAAGGCGGGGCGTACGGAAGAGGCCGAGGCGATCCTCGCGCGCATCGGCGGAAGAGCGCACGCGGCCGACGAGCTGGCCGCCATCCGCGCCACGCTGGGCGACGGCCCGGTGGGCCGCGAACGCCTGGCCGACCTGTTCGATGGAACGGTGTCGCGCGTGCTGGTGATCGGCGTCGCGCTCGTGGTGCTGCAGCAGTGGTGCGGCATCAACGTTATCTTCAACTACGCAGAAGAAGTCTTCACCGCCGCCGGCTACGATGTGCGGGGCACGATGGCCGTGATCGTCGCCACCGGCGTGGTGAACCTGCTGTTCACGCTGGTGGGCATGAGCCTCGTCGATCGGATCGGGCGCCGCAGCCTGATGCTGTTCGGCGCCAGCGGGCTGGCGTTGCTGTTCCTGACGCTCGGCGGGCTGTACTACGCACAGAGCACCGGGGCGCACATGGCGGCGCTCGTGCTGGCCGGCATCGCCGTGTACGCCATGTCGCTGGCGCCGGTCACGTGGGTGGTGATCTCCGAGATCTTCCCCAACCGCGTCCGCGGTTCGGCGATGGCGCTCTGCGTGCTGGCGCTGTGGACGGCCTGCGCCGCGCTCACCTTCACGTTCCCGATGATCAAAGAAAACTTTGGCGCCGCCGGCGCCTTCTGGCTCTACGCCGGCATCAGCCTGTTGGGCTTTGTGTTCATCTGGTTCGAGCTTCCGGAGACCAAGGACAAGAGTCTGGAAGAGATCGAGGCAGAGTTGGCCCCCGCCGCCGGGCCGGGGCCGCGGATCGCCCACGGGTCGACCCAGTAG
- a CDS encoding SGNH/GDSL hydrolase family protein encodes MRCTVAAWLMLLMALPTACGADRPRAADPASYLASIAGEFDKTWPNNRMVVVVCHGHSVPTGYFKSPDVRPFDSYPHLLHVAIHESHPSSVVEVIRTSIGGENAERGAQRFADDVLAKKPDVVTIDYALNDRPIGLERARAAWAAMIEQASRRGVKVLLLTPTPDTHEDIADPDAPLALHAQQIRDLAAEFHVGLVDSYAAFQRFEERGGDLPSLMSQPNHPNRKGHELVTKELAPWFLKPGSHEK; translated from the coding sequence ATGCGATGTACCGTGGCCGCGTGGCTGATGCTCCTCATGGCGCTGCCCACGGCGTGCGGGGCGGATCGCCCCCGGGCCGCCGATCCAGCGAGCTACCTGGCGTCGATCGCTGGCGAGTTCGACAAGACTTGGCCCAACAACCGCATGGTGGTTGTCGTCTGCCACGGCCACAGCGTTCCGACCGGCTATTTCAAGTCGCCGGATGTCAGGCCGTTCGATTCCTACCCGCACCTGCTGCACGTGGCGATCCACGAGTCGCACCCCAGCAGCGTGGTCGAGGTGATACGCACCAGCATCGGGGGAGAGAACGCGGAGCGAGGCGCCCAGCGCTTTGCGGACGACGTGCTGGCCAAGAAGCCCGACGTGGTGACAATCGACTATGCGCTGAACGACCGCCCGATCGGCCTTGAGCGGGCCCGCGCGGCATGGGCCGCGATGATCGAGCAGGCGTCTCGTAGGGGCGTGAAAGTGCTCCTGCTCACGCCGACCCCCGACACGCACGAAGACATCGCCGACCCCGACGCTCCCTTGGCGCTACACGCCCAGCAGATCCGCGACCTGGCTGCGGAGTTCCATGTAGGCCTGGTGGACAGCTACGCGGCGTTCCAGCGTTTCGAGGAGCGAGGGGGCGACCTGCCCAGCCTGATGTCCCAGCCAAACCACCCGAACCGCAAGGGGCACGAGCTGGTGACAAAAGAGCTCGCCCCCTGGTTCCTCAAACCGGGCTCGCACGAAAAGTAG
- a CDS encoding sulfatase family protein: MAAKLIALCGRVWCSTLLASPPNLLLIIADDLGYGDLGCTGSQTIATPNIDALAASGTFFSQGYVASAVCSPSRAGLMTGRDPRRFGYEGNLNNSAGNYSTRPELLGLSPTEHTLADHLRAAGYATALIGKWHLGDAQPFHPNRRGFEYFCGMLNGSHEYFVGADSKGLERNGAPLRRFSNPYLTDFFTDEAIKQIDKQGDRPWMMMLSYNAPHTPLQATKADLQACKHIEDPQRRTYAAMVVGLDRGVGRVIEHLEETGERDNTLIVFLSDNGGATDNHSWNGPLSGAKGCMLEGGVRVPMFWSWPGKVQSGRTSDAVASSLDILPTFLAAAGAEALELPPRPSHEDKTNQPAGNGPGALDGVSLLPHLVEGESLPERRLFWRLQGQAAVLDGQYKLTRPGHRPAQLFRPATDPGERDDLAASESDQVRAMYKLLGDWEASLGTVPLWDSSPYWWGASARIYDSYDPRPEPK, translated from the coding sequence ATGGCAGCGAAGCTCATTGCGCTGTGCGGGCGGGTTTGGTGCTCGACCCTCTTGGCGTCGCCCCCCAATTTGCTGTTGATCATCGCGGACGACCTCGGCTACGGCGATCTGGGCTGCACCGGCAGCCAGACCATCGCTACTCCGAACATCGACGCACTGGCCGCCAGCGGCACGTTCTTCTCTCAGGGCTACGTGGCCAGCGCGGTCTGCTCCCCCTCGCGGGCCGGGCTGATGACCGGTCGCGACCCGCGGCGGTTCGGGTACGAGGGGAACCTGAACAACTCGGCCGGCAACTATTCAACCCGGCCCGAACTGCTCGGCCTCTCGCCGACCGAGCACACGCTGGCCGACCACCTCCGCGCCGCGGGCTACGCCACCGCGCTGATCGGCAAGTGGCACCTGGGAGACGCCCAGCCGTTCCACCCGAACCGGCGGGGGTTTGAATACTTCTGCGGCATGCTGAACGGCTCGCACGAGTACTTTGTGGGCGCCGACTCCAAGGGGCTCGAGCGCAACGGCGCTCCTTTGCGGCGGTTCTCGAACCCCTACTTGACCGACTTCTTCACCGACGAGGCGATCAAGCAGATCGACAAGCAGGGCGACCGGCCGTGGATGATGATGCTCAGCTACAACGCCCCGCACACCCCGCTGCAGGCCACAAAGGCGGACCTCCAGGCGTGCAAGCACATCGAAGACCCCCAGCGCCGCACGTACGCGGCCATGGTCGTTGGGCTCGACCGCGGGGTGGGCCGGGTCATCGAACACCTGGAAGAAACCGGCGAGCGCGACAACACGCTGATCGTGTTCCTGTCCGACAACGGCGGCGCCACCGACAACCACAGTTGGAACGGGCCGCTCTCCGGCGCCAAGGGCTGCATGCTGGAAGGGGGCGTTCGGGTGCCGATGTTCTGGAGCTGGCCCGGCAAGGTTCAGTCGGGCCGCACGTCGGACGCCGTCGCGTCGAGCCTCGACATCCTGCCGACCTTCTTGGCGGCGGCCGGAGCCGAGGCGCTAGAGCTCCCCCCCAGGCCGTCGCACGAGGACAAGACCAACCAGCCGGCCGGCAACGGGCCCGGCGCGCTCGACGGCGTCAGCTTGTTGCCGCACCTGGTCGAGGGGGAGAGCCTGCCGGAGCGGCGGTTGTTCTGGCGTCTCCAAGGCCAAGCCGCCGTGTTGGACGGCCAGTACAAGCTCACCCGCCCGGGGCACCGCCCGGCTCAACTCTTCCGCCCCGCGACCGACCCGGGAGAACGTGACGACCTAGCGGCGAGCGAATCGGACCAAGTCCGCGCCATGTACAAGCTGCTGGGGGACTGGGAGGCCTCGCTGGGCACCGTGCCGCTCTGGGACTCGTCACCCTACTGGTGGGGCGCCTCGGCTCGCATCTACGACAGCTACGACCCCCGACCGGAGCCGAAGTAA
- a CDS encoding glycoside hydrolase family 16 protein, giving the protein MMPLKLRWATTILLLASVQLASVPDARSQPPVAATSHAPAEHNGGYRLVWADEFNVDGPPDPQRWAFEHGFVRNQELQWYQPENAACKDGLLVIEARRQRVPNTAYAAGSKSWRKSRPHADYTSACLTTRGLHRWKYGRIEVRARIDARQGLWPAIWTLGEAGEWPDSGEVDIMEYYQGDLLANACWSSGVRWSAKWDSAKKPLSALGGQPWAARFHTWRMDWDRDRIELSVDGLTLNTVALEQTVRVNRPQSSPFREPHYLLLNLAVGGSNGGDPSETEFPATFEVDYVRVYQR; this is encoded by the coding sequence ATGATGCCGCTAAAACTGCGTTGGGCGACAACGATCCTCCTGCTAGCGAGCGTCCAACTCGCGAGCGTGCCAGACGCACGCAGCCAGCCGCCGGTCGCCGCGACTAGCCATGCGCCGGCCGAGCACAACGGCGGCTACCGCTTGGTCTGGGCCGACGAGTTCAACGTAGACGGCCCGCCCGATCCCCAGCGCTGGGCGTTTGAACACGGGTTCGTCCGCAACCAGGAGCTGCAGTGGTACCAGCCCGAGAACGCCGCCTGCAAAGACGGGCTGCTGGTGATCGAGGCAAGACGGCAGCGTGTGCCGAACACCGCGTACGCCGCCGGCAGCAAGTCGTGGCGCAAGAGCCGACCGCACGCCGACTACACCTCGGCCTGCCTCACCACGCGGGGCCTCCACCGTTGGAAGTACGGCCGGATCGAGGTGCGGGCACGGATCGACGCACGCCAAGGCCTCTGGCCGGCGATCTGGACGTTGGGCGAGGCAGGCGAGTGGCCCGACTCGGGCGAGGTCGACATCATGGAGTACTACCAGGGGGACCTCCTGGCCAACGCGTGCTGGTCTAGCGGCGTCCGCTGGTCGGCCAAGTGGGACTCCGCGAAGAAGCCGCTGAGCGCGTTGGGTGGCCAGCCGTGGGCGGCGCGGTTTCATACGTGGCGGATGGACTGGGACCGCGACCGCATCGAGCTATCGGTCGACGGCCTCACGCTCAATACGGTAGCGCTGGAGCAAACGGTCCGAGTGAACCGGCCGCAGTCCAGCCCGTTCCGCGAACCTCACTATCTCTTGCTGAACCTAGCCGTCGGCGGATCGAACGGCGGAGACCCCTCCGAGACCGAGTTTCCGGCAACGTTCGAAGTAGACTACGTACGCGTCTACCAGCGGTAG
- a CDS encoding LamG-like jellyroll fold domain-containing protein — protein sequence MFRVASTSAGVDQVLFEAGGLTQGVAFILSDDQLRFHVNGDGANVDITTTLDGGWHQAVGVIDLASGGDAVSLYVDGQHLTTLTGQNVGDWAGGNSAGLGAGSSHVPGVGSGAGAPYHSLIAAARYYQDTAFSAGQVLQNYQSISLEPTQHGSVFSVDGVLSLSAGAVARLDVGDNSLSDKIVIDESLSLAGGGVEISYVGADGLAAGDAFDLLDFASASGTLGSLTLPLLNGGLMWRTGELLTSGVISVAIAGDYNGDGRVDAADYTVWRDQRGATLLTSADGNGDGQVDELDLTVWKLQFGQSAASAAARAASAAVPEPATAVILLAALAACVAPRRRRLRTDAGC from the coding sequence GTGTTCCGCGTCGCCAGCACGTCCGCCGGCGTCGACCAAGTCCTCTTCGAGGCGGGTGGCCTGACCCAAGGCGTGGCGTTCATCCTCAGCGACGATCAACTTCGGTTCCACGTAAACGGCGACGGAGCAAACGTCGACATCACGACCACGCTCGACGGGGGGTGGCACCAGGCCGTGGGGGTGATCGACCTCGCATCGGGGGGTGACGCCGTTTCGCTGTACGTCGATGGGCAACACCTCACCACGCTCACCGGCCAGAACGTGGGCGACTGGGCCGGCGGCAACTCAGCGGGCCTGGGCGCCGGGTCCAGCCATGTGCCCGGTGTAGGGTCTGGCGCCGGCGCGCCTTACCACTCCCTCATTGCTGCGGCCCGCTACTATCAAGACACGGCGTTCTCAGCGGGGCAGGTGCTGCAGAACTACCAATCGATCTCGCTGGAACCCACCCAGCACGGCTCGGTCTTCAGCGTCGACGGCGTGCTCAGTCTTTCTGCCGGAGCGGTCGCGCGCCTGGACGTCGGAGACAATTCTCTGAGCGACAAGATCGTCATCGACGAGAGCCTCTCCCTTGCCGGAGGGGGAGTTGAGATTAGCTACGTCGGCGCCGACGGTTTGGCCGCGGGCGATGCGTTCGACCTATTGGACTTCGCCTCCGCCTCGGGGACGCTCGGATCGTTGACGCTGCCTCTGCTCAACGGGGGCCTGATGTGGCGCACCGGAGAACTGCTTACGTCGGGGGTCATCTCCGTGGCGATCGCCGGCGACTACAACGGCGACGGCCGGGTGGACGCGGCAGACTACACCGTCTGGCGCGATCAGCGGGGCGCTACGCTGCTTACCTCCGCGGACGGCAACGGCGACGGCCAGGTAGACGAGCTTGACCTGACGGTGTGGAAGCTCCAATTCGGACAATCCGCGGCCTCGGCGGCCGCTCGCGCCGCGTCCGCGGCGGTTCCGGAACCCGCCACGGCCGTGATTCTGCTGGCGGCCCTCGCGGCATGCGTGGCGCCGCGTCGTCGCCGCCTTCGCACCGACGCAGGCTGCTGA
- a CDS encoding glycosyl hydrolase: protein MNLPKKARLGLLGIVAAAIGSLSALSETNAASPKIGWGGANIDHVNGSNASWYYNWWHTKPAGNNDANAEWIPLLKYTNSLQSKLNTIAGYNDVDTLLVLNEPERENQSNVSVTDAINLWPQVQQALPNHTLVGPAVSDNAAGQAWLSSFMSQVDSLNSNSDPDDNLRVDAVAFHWYGGSNPNNPVGSANSFLNPVDYYHNTYNRPVWITEFAMHDWGGNYTDAEYQEANRIFLETVIPGLESRSYVNAYAFYHHFSDAKLLNGSDPVTPTSAGDVYVDTLLAGDSRNLNGVSLGTDVTYLRGGEITNNGAPLQTAMRAIDSIEGAGALGGSSDWAVAGSNAFVRIRTDASLVKQGANAVEWNNVATTNDGGLTVADGTLRIVDGSFTGDGGVRVAAGAALDLVAVGGRGTYSFSGQQIDLEGRVIGPVLLAAGSRLATAGSAARAEGDLILNASTLVVGGEGFNERTPQTPIVAGGLNLNFDASLDSPGDSLWSSSVGSEALSFGAAATPAVVQSPKFPALSAAYSIPTSGGASGLNQRRRLGAQPVF, encoded by the coding sequence ATGAATCTACCCAAGAAGGCCAGACTCGGCTTGCTAGGCATCGTCGCAGCGGCGATCGGTTCGTTGTCAGCCCTCAGTGAAACAAACGCCGCCTCCCCCAAGATCGGCTGGGGGGGCGCCAATATCGATCACGTGAACGGCTCGAACGCAAGCTGGTACTACAACTGGTGGCACACGAAGCCCGCGGGCAACAACGACGCCAACGCCGAGTGGATCCCGCTGCTCAAGTACACCAACAGCCTGCAGAGCAAGCTCAACACCATTGCCGGCTACAACGACGTAGACACGCTGCTGGTGCTCAACGAACCCGAACGTGAGAACCAGTCGAACGTTTCGGTGACCGACGCGATCAACCTCTGGCCTCAGGTTCAGCAGGCCCTGCCCAACCACACGCTGGTCGGCCCCGCCGTTTCCGACAACGCCGCGGGACAGGCCTGGCTCAGCAGCTTCATGAGTCAGGTCGATTCGCTGAACTCAAACAGCGATCCCGACGACAACCTCCGCGTCGACGCCGTCGCTTTTCACTGGTACGGCGGGAGCAACCCGAACAATCCGGTCGGCTCCGCCAACAGTTTTCTCAACCCGGTCGACTACTACCACAATACCTACAACCGGCCGGTATGGATCACCGAGTTCGCCATGCACGACTGGGGCGGCAACTACACGGACGCCGAGTATCAGGAGGCCAATCGTATCTTCCTCGAGACGGTTATTCCCGGGCTCGAGAGCCGTAGCTACGTGAACGCGTACGCGTTCTACCATCACTTCAGCGACGCGAAGCTGCTCAACGGCAGCGACCCGGTGACCCCAACGTCGGCCGGCGACGTCTACGTCGACACGCTCCTGGCCGGCGATTCGCGGAACCTCAACGGCGTGAGCCTAGGGACCGACGTCACCTACCTGCGTGGCGGCGAGATCACCAACAACGGCGCCCCGCTGCAGACGGCCATGCGGGCGATCGACTCGATCGAAGGGGCCGGCGCCCTCGGGGGAAGCTCCGACTGGGCCGTGGCGGGAAGCAACGCGTTCGTCCGCATCCGCACGGACGCCTCGTTGGTGAAACAAGGCGCCAACGCGGTTGAGTGGAACAACGTAGCCACCACTAACGACGGCGGCCTCACCGTCGCGGACGGGACCCTGCGGATCGTCGACGGCTCGTTCACGGGGGACGGAGGCGTCCGCGTAGCGGCCGGGGCCGCGCTGGACCTGGTCGCCGTGGGGGGACGGGGCACGTACTCCTTTTCGGGGCAGCAGATCGACCTGGAGGGCCGGGTCATCGGGCCCGTGTTGCTTGCGGCCGGGTCGCGGCTAGCCACGGCGGGGAGCGCCGCCCGCGCGGAGGGCGACCTGATTCTAAACGCCTCGACGCTGGTGGTCGGCGGCGAGGGCTTCAACGAGCGCACGCCGCAGACGCCGATCGTGGCCGGGGGACTCAACCTCAACTTCGACGCCTCGCTCGACTCCCCGGGCGACAGCCTCTGGAGCAGCTCCGTAGGAAGCGAAGCACTCTCCTTCGGCGCCGCCGCGACCCCGGCCGTAGTCCAGTCTCCTAAGTTCCCCGCACTAAGCGCCGCTTACTCGATCCCAACCAGCGGCGGCGCCTCGGGGCTCAACCAGCGGCGGCGCCTCGGGGCTCAACCAGTATTTTGA